One window of Mesorhizobium sp. WSM4904 genomic DNA carries:
- a CDS encoding amylo-alpha-1,6-glucosidase: protein MTQLDERKLDPAVALASLDETAPREPHRLFALKQGDCFAVTDAYGDIRGAGDGFFRDDTRVLSEFRLTVGGRPMSLLGASLSQDNVLFTSNLTNLPIQSAAGRDIPQGAIHIERVRLIWQDRLFDRITLSNYSREHSTIAVSLHFAADFRDMFEVRGSTRPKRGTVHVAKTDKASVLLGYDGLDGLPRLSVISFSQAPDRLGDNRADFLIAVTKRSSKVLYVEVGPEVADIPGRDRFRAAAARARFGMRAKRRHGATVHSSGRVFNDWVERARADVALLTTELSTGPYPYAGIPWFSTAFGRDGVISGLQMLWLNPGLARGVLAFLAEHQATETSPFIDSQPGKIMHETRKGEMAALRELPFGRYYGGVDTTPLYIHLACAYADRTGDMAFIDTLWPSLKAAAEWTEEASRATGFVTYQRGAESGLANQGWKDSIDSVFHADGRMPKGPIALVEVQGYVFAAYRGLAALARRRGEFADAEHWENLAEEMRLAVERDFWMDDLNFYALAIDGEGEPCKVRTSNAGHLLYVGLSQPERAKMVADQLLSASFHSGWGVRTLADDAIFFNPMSYHNGSIWPHDTALCGVGLARYGERESVVRLMSGTFESAVHFNMRLPELFCGFTRAPGEAPIAYPVACLPQAWSAGSTFMLMQACLGLEIDGWEGELHITRPRLPAGIDTLTLRHLSVGDRSVDLTFQRVGDRVVAFLADRHEGLVPLIVRT from the coding sequence ATGACGCAACTCGACGAGCGAAAGCTCGATCCCGCGGTGGCCCTTGCCTCACTCGACGAGACGGCACCGCGGGAGCCGCATCGGCTGTTCGCGCTCAAACAGGGCGACTGTTTTGCCGTCACGGACGCCTATGGCGACATCAGGGGCGCCGGCGACGGTTTCTTTCGCGACGATACGCGCGTCCTCTCCGAATTCCGCCTGACGGTCGGCGGCAGACCGATGTCGCTGCTTGGCGCCTCGCTCAGTCAGGACAATGTGCTGTTCACCAGCAACCTGACCAACCTGCCGATCCAGAGCGCCGCCGGCCGCGACATTCCGCAAGGCGCGATCCATATCGAGCGCGTCAGGCTGATCTGGCAGGATCGGCTGTTCGATCGCATCACGCTTTCCAACTACAGCCGCGAGCACTCGACCATTGCCGTCTCGTTGCATTTCGCCGCCGACTTCCGGGACATGTTCGAGGTGCGCGGCTCGACGCGGCCGAAGCGTGGAACGGTCCATGTCGCCAAGACCGACAAGGCGTCGGTGCTGCTCGGCTATGACGGTCTCGACGGGTTGCCGCGCCTGTCGGTGATTTCCTTCTCGCAAGCCCCTGACCGGTTGGGCGACAATCGCGCCGATTTCCTGATCGCGGTCACCAAGCGCAGCAGCAAGGTGCTTTATGTCGAAGTCGGTCCGGAGGTCGCCGACATACCCGGGCGCGACCGCTTCCGCGCCGCCGCGGCCCGCGCCCGTTTCGGCATGCGCGCCAAGCGCCGGCACGGCGCCACGGTGCACAGTTCCGGTCGCGTGTTCAACGACTGGGTCGAGCGCGCACGCGCCGATGTCGCGCTGCTCACCACCGAGCTCTCGACCGGGCCCTATCCCTATGCCGGCATCCCGTGGTTCTCGACGGCCTTCGGCCGCGACGGCGTGATCTCGGGACTGCAGATGCTGTGGCTCAATCCCGGTCTGGCGCGCGGCGTGCTGGCGTTTCTGGCCGAGCATCAGGCGACGGAGACCTCGCCCTTCATCGACTCCCAGCCGGGCAAGATCATGCACGAGACCCGCAAGGGTGAGATGGCGGCGCTGCGCGAGCTTCCTTTCGGCCGCTACTATGGCGGCGTCGACACGACCCCGCTCTACATTCATCTCGCCTGCGCCTATGCCGACCGCACCGGCGACATGGCTTTCATCGATACCCTCTGGCCATCGCTCAAGGCGGCCGCCGAATGGACGGAAGAGGCAAGCCGGGCGACAGGTTTCGTCACTTACCAGCGTGGGGCCGAGTCCGGGCTCGCCAACCAGGGCTGGAAGGACAGCATCGACTCCGTCTTCCATGCCGATGGCCGCATGCCTAAAGGACCGATCGCGCTGGTCGAGGTGCAAGGCTATGTCTTTGCAGCTTACCGCGGCCTTGCCGCGCTCGCGCGCCGCCGCGGCGAATTCGCCGATGCCGAGCACTGGGAAAACCTCGCCGAGGAAATGCGGCTGGCCGTCGAGCGCGACTTCTGGATGGACGATCTCAACTTCTACGCCCTTGCCATCGACGGTGAGGGCGAGCCCTGCAAGGTGCGAACGTCGAACGCCGGGCATCTGCTCTATGTCGGGCTGTCGCAGCCGGAGCGCGCCAAGATGGTCGCCGACCAGTTGCTGTCGGCCTCCTTCCATTCCGGTTGGGGAGTGAGGACGCTCGCCGACGACGCGATCTTCTTCAACCCGATGTCCTACCACAACGGCTCGATCTGGCCGCACGACACGGCGCTCTGCGGCGTCGGCCTGGCGCGCTATGGCGAGCGCGAGAGCGTGGTGCGACTGATGAGCGGCACCTTCGAGTCGGCCGTGCATTTCAACATGCGCCTGCCGGAGCTGTTCTGCGGCTTCACCCGAGCGCCGGGCGAGGCGCCGATCGCCTATCCGGTCGCCTGCCTGCCGCAGGCCTGGTCGGCAGGCTCAACCTTCATGTTGATGCAGGCCTGCCTCGGCCTGGAGATCGATGGCTGGGAAGGTGAATTGCACATTACGCGCCCAAGGCTGCCGGCTGGCATCGACACACTCACGCTTCGGCATCTATCGGTTGGCGACAGATCTGTCGACCTCACCTTCCAGCGTGTCGGCGACCGCGTCGTTGCCTTCCTCGCTGATCGGCATGAGGGCCTGGTGCCGCTTATTGTGCGCACGTAA
- a CDS encoding trehalose-6-phosphate synthase, with protein sequence MIQYGVDLWWVLILASLTLSALAIFISMFRHRRRHPKDVNTFALGEDVASETARKVLREFEKNGQSVDAALVTWSPETLRKILTEDLPDAQVIVVSNREPYIHNEDKNGDVELVVPASGLVSALEPITRACAGTWIAYGGGSADHLVVDGDDRVQVPPGSPSYTLRRVWLTDEQYQGYYLGFANEGLWPLCHIAFTRPIFRDSDWEAYEAVNRKFADTVVAEARNKRPIVLVQDYHFALLPRMIRERLPEAIVITFWHIPWPNSEVFSICPWRERILDGLLGSSIIGFHTQFHANNFTESVDRFMESRIERADAAVSYGGQTTLVHAYPISIEWPVELLRTLPSVEESRQHIRERFGIPADAKLCVGVERLDYTKGILDRFHALEELFIRHPETIGQVVFLQIAAPSRGSLPAYKQLHEECQHLAEELNERYGSENYRPVVLVAAHHSQKDVYEIYRAADICLVTSLHDGMNLVAKEFVAARDDEQGVLLLSTFAGASRELLEALIVNPYDAAMMSEVMLQALTMGPEEQRGRMRRMREIVRDNNVYRWAGSMLLDAARLRKRDELDRVTALSDRSVNGDNVVSMFERKQAVGFR encoded by the coding sequence ATGATACAATATGGCGTCGACCTTTGGTGGGTCCTTATTCTAGCAAGTCTGACACTTTCCGCTCTGGCGATCTTCATTTCAATGTTCCGGCACCGCCGCCGGCATCCGAAGGACGTGAACACGTTCGCCTTGGGTGAGGACGTCGCCTCGGAAACCGCGCGCAAGGTGCTGCGCGAATTCGAGAAGAACGGACAGTCTGTCGATGCCGCCCTCGTCACTTGGTCGCCGGAGACGTTGCGCAAGATCCTCACCGAGGATCTGCCGGACGCACAGGTCATCGTCGTTTCCAATCGCGAGCCCTACATCCACAACGAGGACAAGAATGGCGATGTCGAACTCGTCGTGCCCGCAAGCGGACTGGTTTCGGCACTCGAGCCGATCACCCGCGCCTGCGCGGGCACGTGGATCGCCTATGGCGGCGGCAGCGCCGACCACCTGGTGGTGGACGGGGACGACCGTGTGCAGGTGCCCCCTGGCAGTCCCTCCTACACGCTGCGCCGGGTCTGGCTGACGGACGAGCAATATCAGGGTTACTATCTGGGCTTTGCCAATGAGGGCCTGTGGCCGCTCTGCCATATCGCCTTCACCCGCCCGATCTTTCGCGATTCCGACTGGGAAGCCTACGAAGCCGTCAACCGCAAATTCGCCGATACCGTGGTCGCCGAGGCGCGCAACAAGCGGCCGATCGTGCTGGTGCAGGACTATCACTTTGCGCTTTTGCCGCGCATGATCCGCGAGCGGCTGCCAGAGGCGATCGTCATCACCTTCTGGCACATCCCATGGCCGAACTCCGAGGTGTTCAGCATCTGCCCGTGGCGCGAGCGCATCCTCGACGGCCTGCTCGGCAGCTCCATCATAGGGTTCCACACGCAATTCCACGCCAACAACTTCACCGAAAGCGTCGACCGCTTCATGGAGAGCCGGATCGAGCGCGCGGATGCCGCCGTGTCCTATGGCGGCCAGACGACCTTGGTGCATGCCTATCCGATCTCGATCGAATGGCCCGTCGAGTTGCTGAGGACCCTGCCTTCGGTCGAAGAATCCCGGCAGCACATCCGCGAGCGGTTCGGCATTCCGGCCGATGCCAAGCTCTGCGTCGGCGTCGAGCGGCTCGACTACACCAAGGGCATCCTCGACCGCTTCCACGCGCTGGAGGAGCTGTTCATTCGCCACCCCGAGACGATCGGCCAGGTGGTGTTCCTGCAGATCGCCGCGCCCAGCCGAGGCTCGCTGCCTGCCTACAAGCAGCTGCATGAGGAATGCCAGCACTTAGCCGAGGAGCTCAACGAGCGTTATGGCAGCGAGAATTATCGTCCTGTGGTCCTGGTGGCCGCGCATCACTCCCAGAAGGACGTCTACGAAATCTACCGGGCGGCCGACATCTGTCTGGTCACCAGCCTGCATGACGGCATGAATCTCGTCGCCAAGGAATTCGTCGCCGCGCGAGACGACGAGCAGGGCGTGCTTCTGCTCAGCACCTTCGCTGGCGCATCGCGCGAGCTGCTGGAGGCGCTCATCGTCAACCCCTACGACGCGGCGATGATGAGCGAGGTCATGCTGCAAGCGCTGACCATGGGGCCGGAGGAGCAGCGTGGGCGCATGCGGCGCATGCGCGAAATCGTCCGCGACAACAATGTCTATC